The following coding sequences lie in one Sinorhizobium fredii USDA 257 genomic window:
- the hisS gene encoding histidine--tRNA ligase — protein MNDKPKKQQKLKARLPRGFVDRSAADIRAVDEMIAKIREVYERYGFDPVETPLFEYTDALGKFLPDSDRPNEGVFSLTDDDEQWMSLRYDLTAPLARHVAENFNEIQLPYRTYRAGYVFRNEKPGPGRFRQFMQFDADTVGAAGVQADAEMCMMMADTMQALGIARGDYVIRVNNRKVLDGVLEAIGLGGDGQANARLTVLRAIDKLDKFGPEGVRLLLGEGRKDESGDFTKGAGLDEEQIRRILFFVGITDYAKSADELAELVAGTSRGAEGVQELNTIRSLVLSAGYETDRIKIDPSVVRGLEYYTGPVFEAELQFSVTNEKGEKVVFGSVGGGGRYDGLVSRFMGQPVPATGFSIGVSRLMTALKNLGKLGVEEVVAPVVICVMDRDIDSMGRYQRFVQQLRHAGIRAEMYQGNKKNFGDQLKYADRRGSPIAIIQGGDERASGTLQIKDLIEGKRLSGEIEDNVAWREARVAQVSVPEGELVAKVREILAEQTEDRKRAG, from the coding sequence ATGAACGACAAACCGAAGAAACAGCAGAAGCTCAAGGCGCGCCTGCCGCGCGGCTTCGTCGATCGTTCGGCCGCGGATATCCGTGCCGTCGACGAGATGATCGCGAAGATCCGCGAGGTCTATGAGCGCTACGGTTTCGATCCCGTCGAAACGCCGCTGTTCGAATATACCGATGCGCTTGGCAAGTTCCTCCCCGACAGCGACCGCCCCAATGAAGGCGTGTTCTCGCTGACGGACGACGACGAGCAATGGATGAGCCTGCGCTACGATTTGACGGCGCCGCTTGCTCGCCATGTGGCGGAGAACTTCAACGAGATCCAGCTTCCCTACCGCACCTATCGCGCCGGTTATGTTTTCCGCAACGAAAAACCGGGACCGGGGCGCTTCAGGCAGTTCATGCAGTTCGATGCCGACACCGTCGGCGCCGCCGGCGTCCAGGCCGATGCCGAGATGTGCATGATGATGGCCGACACGATGCAGGCGCTCGGGATTGCACGCGGCGACTATGTGATCCGGGTCAACAACCGCAAGGTCCTGGACGGCGTGCTTGAGGCGATCGGTCTCGGGGGCGACGGCCAGGCGAACGCGCGGCTGACGGTCCTGCGCGCCATTGACAAGCTTGACAAGTTCGGGCCGGAGGGCGTGCGCCTGCTGCTTGGCGAGGGGCGCAAGGATGAGAGCGGCGACTTCACCAAAGGCGCCGGGCTCGATGAGGAGCAGATCCGCAGGATCCTCTTCTTCGTCGGCATCACCGACTACGCGAAGAGCGCCGATGAGCTCGCCGAACTCGTCGCCGGCACCAGCAGGGGTGCGGAAGGCGTCCAGGAACTCAACACGATCCGGAGCCTCGTGCTCAGCGCCGGCTATGAAACGGATCGCATCAAGATCGACCCGTCGGTCGTGCGCGGTCTCGAATATTACACCGGCCCGGTTTTCGAGGCCGAACTGCAATTTTCCGTCACCAACGAGAAGGGCGAGAAGGTCGTCTTCGGATCGGTGGGGGGAGGCGGCCGCTATGACGGCCTCGTCTCGCGCTTCATGGGCCAGCCGGTGCCGGCAACGGGCTTCTCGATCGGCGTGTCGCGGCTGATGACGGCGCTGAAGAACCTCGGCAAGCTCGGTGTCGAAGAGGTGGTGGCACCGGTCGTCATCTGCGTCATGGACCGCGACATCGACAGCATGGGCCGCTACCAGCGCTTCGTCCAGCAACTGCGCCATGCCGGCATCCGTGCCGAAATGTATCAGGGCAACAAGAAGAATTTCGGCGACCAGCTCAAATATGCCGACCGGCGCGGCTCGCCGATTGCCATCATTCAGGGCGGCGACGAGCGCGCATCCGGTACCCTCCAGATCAAGGACCTGATCGAGGGCAAGCGGCTCTCCGGCGAGATCGAGGACAACGTCGCCTGGCGCGAGGCACGCGTCGCCCAGGTTTCCGTTCCGGAAGGTGAACTCGTCGCAAAAGTCCGTGAGATTCTGGCAGAGCAGACCGAGGACCGGAAAAGGGCAGGCTGA
- a CDS encoding ATP phosphoribosyltransferase regulatory subunit, producing the protein MPLINLPAFAGDLLADFERLKTLRVDTPVIQPAEPFLDMAGEDLRRRIFMTESETGQSLCLRPEFTIPVCLRHIETATGTPQRYAYLGEVFRQRREGASEFYQAGIEDLGDVDTAGADARAIGDAMLVLANRLPGQRLKVTLGDQSVFEAVIAVCGLPAGWQKRLIHAFGDQKQLQKLLGELADPKSPGVFGHEVERLAIMGILDDEERLVARIGETMEATGYSTNASRSPRDIARRLKEKMELATTRLDKAALTVMREFLAFDLPLSEAPAALHAFAKKSKLKIDDAFALFDARVAALAKAGADPDLIRYRAAFGRPLDYYTGLVFEIEVEGEPAVLAGGGRFDRLLTLLGAREHIPAVGFSLWLDRIERAVATGGGA; encoded by the coding sequence ATGCCTCTGATCAACCTTCCCGCCTTTGCCGGTGATCTGCTTGCCGATTTCGAGCGGCTGAAGACGCTGCGCGTCGACACGCCGGTCATCCAGCCGGCCGAGCCTTTCCTCGACATGGCTGGGGAAGACCTGCGCCGGCGAATCTTTATGACGGAAAGCGAGACCGGCCAGAGCCTCTGCCTGCGTCCGGAATTCACCATTCCGGTCTGTCTCCGCCACATCGAGACCGCCACAGGGACGCCGCAACGCTACGCCTATCTCGGCGAGGTGTTCCGGCAGCGCCGTGAGGGCGCGAGCGAATTCTACCAGGCGGGTATCGAGGATCTCGGCGACGTCGACACGGCCGGCGCCGACGCGCGGGCGATCGGCGACGCGATGCTTGTGCTTGCCAACCGATTGCCGGGCCAGCGGCTAAAGGTAACGCTCGGCGACCAGTCCGTCTTCGAGGCAGTCATTGCCGTCTGCGGATTGCCGGCCGGCTGGCAGAAGCGACTGATCCACGCCTTCGGAGACCAGAAGCAGTTGCAGAAGCTCCTCGGTGAGTTGGCCGACCCCAAGTCCCCTGGCGTCTTCGGTCACGAAGTCGAGCGGCTCGCCATCATGGGCATACTCGACGACGAGGAGCGGCTCGTCGCCCGAATTGGCGAGACGATGGAGGCGACCGGCTATTCCACCAATGCCAGCCGTTCGCCCCGCGACATCGCCCGCCGGCTCAAGGAAAAGATGGAGCTTGCGACAACGCGGCTCGACAAGGCGGCGCTCACCGTCATGCGTGAATTCCTCGCGTTCGACCTGCCGCTTTCCGAAGCTCCAGCGGCACTGCACGCTTTCGCCAAGAAGTCGAAGCTGAAGATTGACGATGCTTTCGCGCTCTTCGATGCGCGCGTCGCGGCGCTCGCGAAAGCGGGCGCCGATCCCGACCTCATACGCTATCGGGCCGCTTTCGGCCGTCCGCTCGATTACTATACGGGCCTCGTCTTTGAGATCGAGGTTGAGGGAGAGCCGGCGGTCCTGGCCGGCGGCGGCCGCTTCGATCGCCTGCTGACGCTGCTCGGCGCTCGCGAGCACATTCCGGCGGTCGGTTTCTCTCTCTGGCTCGACCGGATCGAACGGGCCGTCGCTACCGGAGGGGGCGCTTAA
- a CDS encoding glutathione binding-like protein: MADLSSFPITSRWPAKNPDIIQLYSLPTPNGVKISIALEELGLPYEAHRIAFDTNEQKSPEFVSLNPNGRIPAIIDPNGPDGKPIGLFESGAILVYLAEKTGKLIPADAAGRYETLCWVMFQMGGVGPMFGQFGHFFKFAADKVANNPYPVERYRDEAKRLLGVLEARLEGREWLMGDEYTIADIATYPWVEGARKFYGGAEVLEYNNFPNVMTWVERGLARPAAQKGIEIPRKE; encoded by the coding sequence ATGGCTGATCTTTCCTCCTTCCCGATCACGAGCCGCTGGCCGGCGAAGAATCCCGACATCATCCAGCTCTACTCGCTGCCGACGCCGAACGGCGTGAAGATCTCGATTGCTCTGGAAGAACTTGGGCTGCCCTATGAGGCGCACCGCATTGCCTTCGATACGAACGAGCAGAAGTCGCCCGAATTCGTGTCGCTCAACCCGAACGGCCGTATCCCGGCCATCATCGATCCGAACGGACCGGACGGCAAACCGATCGGCCTGTTCGAATCCGGTGCGATCCTCGTCTACCTCGCGGAAAAGACCGGCAAGCTCATTCCGGCCGATGCGGCCGGCCGCTACGAGACGCTGTGCTGGGTGATGTTCCAGATGGGCGGCGTCGGGCCGATGTTCGGCCAGTTCGGCCATTTCTTCAAATTCGCGGCCGACAAGGTCGCCAACAATCCCTATCCGGTTGAGCGCTATCGCGACGAAGCGAAACGCCTGCTCGGCGTTCTCGAAGCGCGCCTCGAAGGCCGTGAGTGGCTGATGGGCGACGAATACACCATCGCGGATATCGCCACCTATCCGTGGGTCGAAGGCGCCCGCAAGTTTTATGGCGGCGCCGAGGTGCTCGAGTACAACAACTTCCCGAACGTCATGACTTGGGTGGAGCGCGGCTTGGCGCGCCCGGCCGCGCAGAAGGGCATCGAGATTCCGCGCAAGGAATGA
- a CDS encoding NAD(P)/FAD-dependent oxidoreductase, which produces MSGRLVVVGGGQAAFALIAKLRALQDERPITVIAAEASLPYQRPPLSKKYLLRELTLDRLLYRPEAWYAEHGIDIRLSTKVTRVERRAREVMLSDGSRLDYETLAFATGATPRRLPAAIGGDLAGVYVVRDFRDADRLAEEMKPGRRVLVIGGGYIGLEAAAVARTCGLEVTVIEMADRILQRVASAATSAIVREIHRSHGVDIRERMGIHRLIGEDGRVTAAELADGSIIPVDVVIVGIGVAANDALAHDAGIETSNGILVDSYGRTSDPAMFAIGDCAVLPWQGMRIRLESVQNAVDQAEAVAAILAGGSAPYDPKPWFWSDQYDVKLQIAGFGLGHDETLVRPGQREGSVSVWYFRQGKLIAVDAVNDAKAYVTGKKLLEAGVTPEPALLADPQVDLKSLLA; this is translated from the coding sequence GTGTCGGGAAGACTTGTTGTTGTCGGTGGCGGTCAGGCCGCCTTCGCTTTGATCGCCAAGCTTCGCGCGCTCCAGGACGAGCGTCCGATCACCGTCATCGCCGCGGAAGCGAGCCTGCCCTACCAGCGGCCGCCGCTTTCCAAGAAATACCTGCTGCGCGAACTCACTCTCGATCGGCTGCTCTATCGGCCCGAGGCCTGGTACGCGGAACACGGGATCGACATTCGCCTGTCGACCAAGGTCACCCGGGTGGAACGCCGCGCAAGAGAGGTCATGCTCAGCGACGGCTCGAGGCTGGATTATGAAACGCTGGCCTTCGCAACCGGTGCCACGCCGCGCCGCCTGCCGGCTGCGATCGGCGGCGATCTCGCAGGCGTCTATGTGGTGCGCGACTTCAGGGATGCCGACCGGCTTGCCGAGGAGATGAAGCCGGGGCGCCGGGTATTGGTGATCGGCGGCGGCTATATCGGCCTGGAGGCGGCGGCGGTCGCACGCACTTGCGGGCTCGAGGTCACTGTGATCGAGATGGCGGACCGCATCCTGCAGCGTGTGGCTTCCGCCGCGACCTCTGCGATCGTCCGTGAGATACACCGCTCGCATGGGGTCGATATCCGCGAACGCATGGGCATTCATCGGCTGATCGGGGAGGACGGGCGGGTGACGGCCGCGGAGCTCGCCGACGGCTCGATCATTCCGGTCGACGTCGTGATCGTCGGCATCGGCGTAGCGGCGAATGATGCCCTGGCGCATGATGCGGGCATCGAAACCTCCAACGGCATCCTCGTCGACAGCTACGGCAGGACTTCCGATCCGGCGATGTTTGCGATCGGCGACTGCGCGGTCCTGCCCTGGCAGGGAATGCGTATCCGCCTTGAATCAGTCCAGAACGCCGTGGACCAGGCAGAAGCGGTCGCTGCCATTCTTGCCGGCGGTTCCGCTCCCTATGATCCCAAACCTTGGTTCTGGTCGGACCAGTATGACGTCAAGCTGCAGATCGCCGGCTTCGGGCTTGGCCACGACGAAACCCTGGTCCGCCCGGGCCAGCGCGAAGGCAGCGTTTCGGTCTGGTATTTCCGCCAGGGCAAGTTGATCGCCGTCGATGCCGTCAATGACGCCAAGGCTTACGTGACGGGCAAGAAACTGCTCGAAGCGGGCGTGACGCCCGAGCCAGCGCTCCTGGCCGATCCCCAGGTCGATCTCAAATCCTTGCTGGCATAG